The nucleotide window acaataagaggggataaatgtagtggtgggaagtagtcagggtttcaaaagatagaagaagaccggtagacaagtttaaaaaaatggattttgagtgctcttttaaatgagcagaaagtaggagcaagccgaataggacgagaatgaccattctagagagttggggcagctctagaaaagtcttggacctGTGTGTGTGATGAGCTTATGAATGAGGTCTATatgaagtcagtagtaggtcttTAGAGCAGCAAAGCAAAGTAGCTAGGGGAgtgtttttttaccaggtcagaaaggtaagtggggcaaaaACTGTGGAAGGAtgtaaaggcaaagcacaggagcttgaatttgattctaaggtgaaatggaagccaatgaagagaagaagagcggtgggagggatggatgagtctggatgGATAGATCTAACCATCTATTCCCACATGTCAGAGCTCTCTACAATTTCTATCTTGCAGATAGCCACTGTAGCCACTGCATGACTGTACTTAACCTTCAGAGGTTGAATCTTCAGTGTCTCTGTAATAAGTCTGTCGATATACAATGACAATGACACCACCCTTCATTTCTTGACTggttctttattttttccaagAGTGACAACTTATAATAAAGTACAGGTTGACAGTCAAAAACCCAGCAATCCAggcctgaggagtgccggatttttaaaaaatctggacTTTTTACGGttaaatatgctgtatatatttaccagaaaatgactacctgtacagtcctttaaatagatgctgaatccataatgggggtatacagcagcaaataaatgataaggaatgagcaggaaagcacgtgaAAGCAAGACCCAaaagctgattctggagtaccgCGCCATCAAAACCCAAACggtgcctccagaaaacagtgtaaatttgaaaatgcgctccaatATCCATGCCtaaaatctgaaggaaccggagtatcgatggccagatttttgaatgtcaacctgtatagtCATTTTTCAGCTGTGACAAGATACATGATACATGAAGATACAAGTGCAATATGGAGCTTACAACAGCCTCTGTGCGCTGATACTGTTAGATGTGATAGCAGAAAGAATAGCAAGTGTTCCTCTGAACACAgacacattacacatttttatttagaactaACCTGTGCATGCATCTTGAGAAGATGACTATGCAGTTGAAACTCCTCAGGAACCTCCACAGATTTGGCTCCAATAAACTTAAGCAGGTCACTAGGAACCCCAGTGTCCCATGTTGTGATGCGTGCACCTGGTTCTAGCATTTCACTCCAGTTACTTTGAAGGTTGTTGAGGGGTGGAGTGTAAAGAGTCATATTAGCAAGATGGTCATTTAGCTTGGCATAATAAGATGTCTTTGTATCTGAGACTTCATCTTTAGTCAATAACCCTTCAGACAGTAAACGATCTGTATATACATCTGGGATACTTTTTCTGGATCTAAAGAGAATTAGTCATGCGTTTGGTTAGCTTTGAATCACATACGTGGAACAGTTATAAAATAAACTCTGCATCAGCTGTTATTTAAGAAGGAAATTCAGAAAAACCTTATTGCTAAGCTACAGTGTCTATGGCCTTGTCACTACATTATGTGTCTGAGGGTCACATTAATCTATATATAGTGTGACAGTGTCACAGTTATTTGCTAAAGAGATGATGGGCAGTGTGTAAGTCATGTGCAGATGGCGGTACAGGGTATGGTAAAGGCTCCTGTAGAAGTCATTTAGGATTTTCCTGACATTTGAGGCTGTGCAAAAACTGGTTTGGGCACATGGAGCTAGCCAAGTAAGGGCTGAGCAAGTTCTTTGGCTAACTGGTCCAAATGTCGTATTGGACACCAGAGCCAGGTGAAACACAGGTAAGGTATTTACCTGTGAAGCTGTGAGAAGCTGGGGGCTAGCTGCTGACAGGGACAGAAACTCAGAGAGCTCTCTCTGTGTATGTGTGAATCAGAGACTGCAAGCTTGTGTTACAGGTGGCCATGCCAGATGAAGCCAAGGACTGTATGTTTGTGCTGCCACACTAATCCAGCACTGTCACAGACTAATTAGAAGCTCAGCctagcaaacatttattttcctgtttttttttcactgaagcCTAACTACCAAAGGTCTGTAGTCTCCTAATTTCTGGGATCCATAAGTACTATGAatttacaacaaatatatataggTCTGGCAGGTTTACTGACCTTTAACCTAAGTTAAACGTTAAAggataagaaatacatttactatAATATATGAGATAAAGAAAAAGGATATCATGATACAGATAATCTATAATTAAAACAGAGATGGTTTGTCATTAGGGAAAATATTAAAGAATGCTAGACTCACCGAATAATTTTGTACATATCAGGATTAGTAAAGAAAGGTTCATCCAATTCATTATGGCCCCACTGTCGATAACACAACAAATCTACAATGACATCCTTCCTGAAAAGCCTCTGATATTCAACAGCTAATCTTGTTGCCTTAAGCACTTCTTCTGGACAATCTCCATTGACATGAACTACAGCACAGCCAACTATTTTAcctaaaacacatgaaaaagtaTTTCCTTTACCACTTACAAGTTAGTAACACTAACAAATCTCAAATagtaattaaatatgtaaaatgtgtaaataatggcATTGTGACAAGTGACATTTTAGTGAGATAGGTGGCTATTGGCCAATACAGACAGACCGTCATTAAGCTGGACACTGATAATTTAAGCCAATTATGATCaaatttgttcatatttttattggaatGATACTGAAACTACATAAAAGTACTTTAAAGCTGCACAAAATTTCtataaaatgttcctaaaaaagagacaaaaatgttagacaaaaatatGTAGAATTAAAACCTTGCGTACTtgagtaaaatattttgaaaaatattattagaaaaccAGTGTACTTATGCAAGATAGTCTTAATGTAATAAATTGTGGAAGctcatttataaaagctttccatttGTCACCCATTTACTAACCCCACTTCTCTCCAACCCACTACTGGAGAATGATGAGGAGTCTAATAAAGCTGCACTGTTTCTGTTCAAGAATTTCACTGTGTCCTGCCGGATGGCTGCTTACTTGGACACACTTTCAGTCCTCCTTTTACTCACAGAAGTAAAAACAATTTGCAACTTGTGTTACTGCTCTGTTAGGTTCAATGAACACAAACACAGAGATCAGATAGGATGAAGAGTCATCTGATATTTTGTTTGCGGTTAATAGTTCACCCCATTTGTAAACATACCTTCTAATCCTTTAAACCTTAACCTGGAAACCATGATACATCAATGGCAGCTTCCAGAGCTTAAACATACATGCAAACTTTAACTACAATTTCACTTGGTATCACTTACCGATATCACTACTATACAAAGAAGACCGGCCACGATCTGAAGGAGTAGTATACCCAAGCTGGTTATTTACAATTAGATGGATGCTGCCACCCACTCGATAGTGAGGTAGATTTGAAAGTGTAAATGTTTCAGGGACAATGCCTTGACCAGAAAATGAAGCATCACCATGCACCTTTAAGAAGGAAACAGAATATTCCCAAATATCTACCATTATCCATTGTAATGATAATGAACTTTTTAaactaaaatcaaaatgtttaaaagagcCTATCCATATCACACCTCGTCATTACAACACAGcgtaagctgtttttttaattaagagcACTGATTATTATGTTCTGTAAAGAAGCATATTGGAAGAAGGGATTATAGGGCAAACTATGATCAAAAAGTATGCCACTGAAACTActgaagcaaaaaaacatttcataaagtgGATATTAGATACATACAGTTGTAAAGCagagttttaattaattttattaagaaaaagaaaatcatctgTCTTAGCTTTTTACCTGAAGGCAAACAACTTTGTCCCCAGGTTGTGCAAGCGGGTCAGAAGAATAATCTCCATCTGAGAGAGACTGCTGTCTTGCTCTAGTTTTGCCAACTGCTACAGGGTTTATGGCTTCCAAATGTGAAGGGTTTGGTAACATTGTTACATGGAGAGTTTTATCAGAACCAAAATCCAAATCCACAGAGGACGTCAAGTGGGAAAGGACATCCCCAATAGCCGGAGAATTTTCTGGGAACTCGCTTAAACCACGCATTTTACGAAACATTAACTACAAagataaaacaagcaaaatattaattttgtaaataatcCTCAGGTGTACATAAAACCATACACTTAAGAAAATGAGCACATACTTCATGAAAGATGATTTCATATATTTAGGGCAATTATCAAATAGGAAGACCTGTATTACTAACTAAATGGtatcatttaaatatgtattccaaatgttatttgcaaaaaagaaactgGAAGTAAACTTAAAGCTGGCCTTTTCTCTGGTACAGAGCAGTTCTCTGCTGAGCCCGTGTAACGATGAATGAAGAGTGCCATGATGATGCCACCATGCATGCATAATAAGTCTCTAGTGTTCTGGTGTGTCattcaacatgaaaaaaatgtgggaatcttgaaaaaaaaaaaagacattaggcAAGAGACAGctctgaaataaagaaaagtataaaagcatgagctattttttttcactttgggaTCTTGTCTTTTtgcccatttaaaatgaattgtttttttaatacaatgttctccccagcttcttttagcCGGGTggaccacccagcacatttcaataaccacccagctctttttgggtaattactgaaaagtgaggacacaatacaggggccaagGTAATATAATTACTAGTTTACCTATTTTACACTACACCTATGGAGTCAGACCGATAGCTTTGCAATAAGCAAAGCTCATAATGCTGGGCAATAGAATCAGGGATCTACTGTGTTGGCTGCTTTGGGTATCACACAGTTACATATGATTGACCCTCCCATTAGAACTAAGAGATAAAAGTAAATAGGTAATGTGATGTGTAGTGGAGTGTACAAGCCCATTTGGCTcatcaaaaatgtattctctccactGCTTATACACATTTGCAATCACAATCTGTTTGCTCCCTTTAtcaaaaaatattcatgtttgtGTTTGAGACATAAccaattgtattgtaatatatctGGGTTTAGCGGACTATTGCCTGAAAAAGAACTAAAGTAATGAGAAAGTGAGATTAATTCCTTCTATATTACACACGGCTAAATTTCAGTTAATATCAGTACACTGATGTGTACCAATAAACAACAGAGGGAATAGTTTTCTAGAAGAACCCctctttataaagaaaagggCTGAAGTGGCAGGTCTATTTTTATACTCTGTCAACCCAGTTTACACTTGGCCGAGATTATTAAATATCAAACAAATGTTTAAGGTAGCAAATACCAGAATAGGGAAAGGAGAAAAATTACCTCTGGCGGGAAGTGGAGAAGTCCTGTTAGAAGATTAAGCCTCCCTCTGTGAGGCATTCCTATAACAACATCACTCACACCACTGAAGGAACAGATCCTAAACATCTCATTGAAGAATCCCATCATGCTTTCTGCTCCCTCTCCTCCATAGCGCTTTACAGTGGAAAATTTGGTGGCAAGAAAATGGTCGAATTCCTGTAAGAACATTGGGCATTTAAACTCACACCACAAATACCAAAACAAGGTTTGTAACTACAGAATAGAAATTGCCATTTTTCTGTTAACAGATGGTGATTTTTTTGAGAAGTAAACAGATTGTCTGATCATTACACATTTGATtccaaaaaattgtttaaaaaaattgaaaaataaagaaaccttTCTCCACCATTGaataattttgaaaatgtagaattttaaaCATGAGCATTCAGAACCAGAATGAGGGAACTTGTAAACAACACATACAATGGTAAAAAGATTTGGCAAATATAATACCCAGCATTTATCAAGTACACTCCGAGACCAATTAAATCAGTTCAATCGTGTTAGAAGATGGTAGGGAGCCACTCAAGCCGAGCCTGGATTAGTTCTTAATGCACATAAGGCTTTGGCGGATTGTTTGTAAaaagtgccaacatttttttaaattaaagtatagTAAATTAGTTTGAAAGTTTACTTATGTCACTACATGGTTTACttataaaaatgcacatacattttTGACAGGTGCTGATTAATGATTTTCTATGtatctactaaaaaaaataatcaaatgcaTTACAATGTTAACATTAAGCTTCAGTTGTCATTTAACTGTATTAATAAAGAGGTCCTCTATTTTTCTCAAATATACATTACCTGACATTCCAGCATCAGTTTGGCCAAGTGCTTTCTCTCTTCTGTAGAAAAGGTTTCCCTTTTCAACTCCTCAAACCTTTTAGAGAACCATTCTCTTTCTTCCAACTGCTGTAACTGACTTGTTTCAATGGAAAGCTGTCCACAGTAAGTGTGGTCGAGGTATTCTAAAACCTCTTCCAGTGTTGCTTCTTCCTTTCCCATATTCAGTATCCCTATTaatgagagttaaaaaaaaacaatcaaacaaatacAGCAATTACAAGTAATTATTAAGTCACTACATATATAGGTGACCAATATAAGACATTGAGGAGAACAGATAAAGGGCTTGTTTAGAAGGGTGCGTTTGATCTGCTTTGCCAGCAatgcaaatgcattttaatgggATCTACTGCATCTAACAATGTGAAACACAAAGAATATCAAACACAGCCAGAAGAAGGTCATCCATAATACCTCAATATATTGAACACTAGGAATCTGCTGCCCTGCGTTTGATTTCATACACAAGAAAATTATTCTCATTTAATAAGCCCTACAAATGTTGCAGATGtattcaaacttttcatcatcCAGAGGGAACTTTTTTATTCTGTCAGCTGAAATCAGCATTCAGTTTGTGCTTTAGTTGGTTTATACTGAAACACAGCTGTGGACATGTTGGTTTTTCTCTTGTTAAAACTCTTTCAATCACAGAATGGATTTTGAGGTTTAAAACTAAATGTCATGAAAGGCAAATTTAGTTAAAAAACGAATGTATTCCCTGCTAGAATCTTGggtatgttttgtgtatttcttttagatttgTGCACTAACCCAATGTAAAACTTTGCCCCTGTATGGAAGCGTCCTGTGTTTAACCAGTCACTACAGTATGTCACTTTGTGCGAGACAAcacaaggtattattattattatataaacaaattatttaaataaaaggatttatatagcaccaacatattatgcagggctgtacatgaAATAGTATCTGCCCTTCCTGTAGTTTTCTTTAGGCAGCATAGCGTGCTGCAAAGTGGTGATGTTAtcatgacttttaataaatagttttgtaAAGGTATTCGGTGCACACAAGTGAATGTTTTTGTGTCTTGAGTTCAGCTATAAAATACATTCAtaccagtgttcttcccagccatTTTTAATGGGGCgctccacccagcactttttagcaaccaaatggctatttttgggtgaatactgatgaattgggtcacaatacaggggctttcatctgcctacaatttcttaaactgcttaaaaaaaattctgggttgagcactgcatgcCATTCATTGAGACAAAgatgaacacaataaaaacattgccaTATGTGGGAAGATGCATGTATAAAACAATCTAGATGCCATTGCAGCAATTAAACCAATACACTTAGTTGTTGGACACTATTCAATGAGATATATTATTGGCCTGTAATTTAATGGAATTTGTATTACCTGCTGTGCGAAAGGGCCCATGAAGGATATCAGTAAGCACTTGTATTTCTGGTACCATATCCAGAACTGCTTGACCAGCAAAAAGTGGGTTGATTTTGGCAGCTTTGTGTCCATGCTCACGATAAGCTGTAACAAGTCGTGCAAGACCATGATCCACTGCAAGACAGAAATAACATAGTGGAATTAAAAAGTTACATTACAGCAGTAAAGAAGGTGGAAACAAATTACCAAAAAGGGTCAAATAAAGGGAGAG belongs to Pyxicephalus adspersus chromosome 2, UCB_Pads_2.0, whole genome shotgun sequence and includes:
- the DHTKD1 gene encoding 2-oxoadipate dehydrogenase complex component E1, producing MSAWLGLCVRGTRLWRPVLYRCYRTERGVYGYRPKKSDTNGSQVRGQLSESAAGSTVDHGLARLVTAYREHGHKAAKINPLFAGQAVLDMVPEIQVLTDILHGPFRTAGILNMGKEEATLEEVLEYLDHTYCGQLSIETSQLQQLEEREWFSKRFEELKRETFSTEERKHLAKLMLECQEFDHFLATKFSTVKRYGGEGAESMMGFFNEMFRICSFSGVSDVVIGMPHRGRLNLLTGLLHFPPELMFRKMRGLSEFPENSPAIGDVLSHLTSSVDLDFGSDKTLHVTMLPNPSHLEAINPVAVGKTRARQQSLSDGDYSSDPLAQPGDKVVCLQVHGDASFSGQGIVPETFTLSNLPHYRVGGSIHLIVNNQLGYTTPSDRGRSSLYSSDIGKIVGCAVVHVNGDCPEEVLKATRLAVEYQRLFRKDVIVDLLCYRQWGHNELDEPFFTNPDMYKIIRSRKSIPDVYTDRLLSEGLLTKDEVSDTKTSYYAKLNDHLANMTLYTPPLNNLQSNWSEMLEPGARITTWDTGVPSDLLKFIGAKSVEVPEEFQLHSHLLKMHAQSRIQKLQEGTKLDWATAESLAFGSLLCQGFNVRISGQDVGRGTFSQRHAMVVCQETSDTHIPLNHITPDQTGFLEVSNSALSEEAVLGFEYGMSIESPKLLPIWEAQFGDFFNGAQIIFDTFISGGEAKWLLQSGIVILLPHGYDGAGPEHSSCRIERFLQMCDSAEEGVDGDNVNMFVVHPTTPAQYFHLLRRQMIRNFRKPLIVASPKMLLRYPAAVSSFDELSPGKTFRPILGEAVADPKSVSTVILCSGKHYYALAKQKEALGEQGHKFSIIRIEELCPFPLEALQQELSKYPKAKDFVWSQEEPQNMGAWTFIAPRFEKQLGCKLRLISRPALPAPAVGIATLHQQQQEDIIKKTFALLN